A single genomic interval of Acidobacteriota bacterium harbors:
- a CDS encoding RNA polymerase sigma factor: protein MKPLLAPSHLPTLRADLQAVYRDRRHDLFAFAYRLTGSERSAEDIVHESVVRVLDGRCRLDARRGDLVLLLFGVVRNVAREYRRRAAREGQTPLPDEAIVTAQPDHVIAVRTALSALSETDREIIILSAYHGYQPREIARALGSSSVVVRVRLHRARARLKDLLLYGRDRLEDAPRLGVRS, encoded by the coding sequence GTGAAGCCGCTGCTCGCCCCATCGCACTTGCCCACTCTTCGGGCGGATCTGCAGGCGGTCTATCGCGACAGACGGCACGACCTCTTCGCGTTCGCCTATCGCCTCACGGGATCGGAGCGCAGCGCCGAAGACATCGTGCACGAGAGCGTGGTGCGCGTGCTCGACGGGCGCTGCCGGCTCGATGCGCGTCGCGGCGACCTCGTGCTGCTGCTCTTCGGCGTGGTGCGAAACGTCGCGAGAGAGTATCGCCGTCGCGCCGCGCGAGAAGGTCAGACGCCGCTGCCCGACGAGGCGATCGTCACGGCGCAGCCCGACCACGTCATCGCCGTCAGGACCGCGCTCTCCGCCCTGTCTGAAACGGACAGGGAGATCATCATCCTCTCGGCGTATCACGGCTATCAGCCACGGGAAATCGCGCGCGCTCTCGGCAGTTCGAGCGTCGTCGTGCGCGTGCGTCTGCACCGCGCCCGTGCGCGGTTGAAAGATCTGCTCCTGTACGGGCGAGATCGCCTGGAGGATGCACCCAGACTCGGAGTCCGATCATGA
- a CDS encoding ThuA domain-containing protein, with protein sequence MFLSLLTIVAVAVTTVAQGPTRTKVMLLDGESGGPYHKWQLGTPLIRQVLEETGRFDVTVVTAPAATGVLDGFMPDFAAYKAVIFNYDAPDERWPAPIKAAFERYVDGGGGVVIVHAADNAFSGWKAFNDMIGVGGWRDRTVASGPYWYYKDDKLVRDPSDGPGASHGRRTPYLVRTRAADHPIMRGLPTAWMHQGDELYAHLRGPGTNMTILATAFADPANSGTGRDEPVLMASTFGKGRVFHTVMGHDIVGMSCVGFVTTLQRGTEWVATGAVTLPVPTAFPTDRTVSYRTDLNAIDPNYARGLNGLDAK encoded by the coding sequence GTGTTCCTGAGCCTGTTGACCATTGTGGCTGTCGCCGTGACGACGGTGGCGCAAGGTCCGACCCGCACGAAGGTGATGCTGCTCGATGGCGAGAGCGGCGGACCGTACCACAAGTGGCAGTTGGGCACGCCGCTCATCAGGCAGGTGCTCGAAGAGACGGGCCGCTTCGACGTCACCGTGGTGACGGCACCCGCGGCCACCGGCGTGCTCGACGGATTCATGCCGGATTTCGCGGCCTACAAGGCGGTGATCTTCAACTACGACGCGCCCGACGAGCGCTGGCCGGCGCCCATCAAGGCGGCGTTCGAGCGCTACGTGGATGGCGGTGGCGGCGTCGTCATCGTGCACGCGGCAGACAACGCCTTCTCCGGATGGAAGGCTTTCAACGACATGATCGGCGTCGGCGGCTGGCGCGACAGGACCGTCGCGTCGGGGCCGTACTGGTACTACAAGGACGACAAGCTGGTGCGGGATCCGTCGGACGGTCCCGGCGCGTCGCACGGGCGTCGCACGCCGTATCTCGTGCGCACGCGCGCCGCCGACCATCCCATCATGCGCGGCCTTCCCACGGCGTGGATGCACCAGGGCGATGAGCTGTACGCCCACCTGCGCGGACCGGGCACCAACATGACCATCCTCGCCACGGCGTTCGCCGATCCGGCCAACAGCGGCACCGGCAGGGACGAGCCCGTGCTGATGGCCAGCACCTTCGGCAAGGGCCGCGTCTTCCACACCGTGATGGGCCACGACATCGTCGGCATGAGCTGCGTCGGCTTCGTGACCACCCTGCAGCGCGGCACCGAATGGGTCGCCACGGGTGCCGTCACGCTGCCCGTGCCGACGGCGTTCCCGACCGACCGCACCGTCAGCTACCGCACCGACCTCAACGCCATCGACCCCAACTACGCAAGAGGCCTGAACGGCCTCGACGCGAAGTGA
- a CDS encoding HEAT repeat domain-containing protein: MRRPFTFTLVLVLFAACGVLLRGAQPWLPPALALGDTARLTPAEAERLATEARARLNVELADGVDLSLWAPRELLVDPVAIDVAADGTLYATSSMRNNMPLDIRQHPDWMTPVHALRTLADLRAFYRRVMAPGNSEINRWIDDLNGDGVRDIRDMEPYKERIYRLRDTDGDGRADESRVVYEGFNDDPAFDILGGILAHEGDVIAGVPPGVYRLHDSDGDGILDRRTTIAEGMNIHPAFGGHGVSGVIIGPDGRLYWEVGDIGLHVVDEHGKTWAMHNQGAVMRSEIDGSNFEVFATGIRNLQEFSFDDRGNLISVDNDGDHAGEMERLVYLPYGSDSGWRSNWQYGKYTDPKNNRYNVWMRESLFKPRGENTAAHVLAPIENWHAGPSGMAYNPGTALSEAWNGYFFVSSFPGAAPNARVYGFTLAPDGAGFRKDVEKTLTRGVLVVGMKFGPDGALYITDWITGWDSKDDGRLWKLDTPATAGSAIRKEVQTLLVTDFAQRPAASIAPLLRHADMRIRQKAQFDLVRRGDVQALLAAARDRSSLHGRLHGLWGLAQASRRQSAIAAELVPFLADDDAEIRAQAARLVGDVKYAAAGERLLPLLADASPRVRFFATEAAGRLAYRPAVPGIIAMLAADDGRDQWLHHTGAGALATIGEADALVALSSHASRGVRSAAVVALRRMHHPGVARFLADVDASVVIDAARAINDDGGIAGAIPDLAALLDRAPITNEPLVRRAINANFRVGTAAAVARIEAVARNTSAPADIRAEAASALGVWDDPSPTDRVDGYYHGTVTIGDTTPRTSSATRRQTRDIAAARAAIERLVVETARGTSADDADVKVALAEAAGRLDARGAMPTLHTQLSGDPSAPVRVAALRGLQAMKVGDKSALMQSALGDSDATVRRAALALLPDLRIPAAAKANHAATLLKSGGIQEQQGAIEVLGALKSIPSRRLLAAQLDELDAGRLPPELHIDLLDAVQTDGNAALAARLDAYQRRQQADMPIKAFRTGAVTGGNARRGQQVFSQNPLAECTRCHAIRGRGADVGPDLSRIGATLTRDQLFESLVDPNVRIAPGFGTVGVTLRNGERLDGTLKEETDSELVLVAGAPAVTHRIPKADIAERTNPISAMPPLGLILKPRDVRDLIEFLSGLR, translated from the coding sequence ATGCGCCGCCCATTCACCTTCACGCTCGTACTCGTCCTGTTTGCCGCCTGCGGAGTCCTGCTTCGCGGCGCGCAGCCGTGGCTGCCTCCCGCTCTCGCCCTCGGCGACACCGCGCGACTCACGCCGGCCGAGGCGGAACGCCTCGCCACCGAGGCGCGCGCCAGGCTGAATGTCGAACTGGCCGACGGCGTGGACCTCTCGCTCTGGGCTCCACGCGAGCTGCTCGTGGACCCGGTGGCGATCGACGTCGCCGCCGACGGCACGCTCTACGCCACCAGTTCGATGCGCAACAACATGCCCCTCGACATCCGGCAGCATCCCGACTGGATGACCCCTGTCCACGCGCTGCGGACGCTCGCCGACCTGCGGGCGTTCTATCGCAGGGTGATGGCGCCGGGCAACAGCGAGATCAACAGGTGGATCGATGACCTCAACGGGGATGGCGTGCGCGACATCCGCGACATGGAGCCCTACAAGGAGCGGATCTACAGGCTCCGCGACACCGATGGCGACGGCCGCGCCGACGAGTCGCGCGTGGTCTACGAAGGCTTCAACGACGACCCGGCCTTCGACATCCTCGGGGGCATCCTCGCGCACGAGGGCGACGTCATCGCCGGCGTCCCGCCCGGCGTCTATCGCCTCCACGACAGCGATGGCGACGGCATCCTCGATCGCCGCACCACCATCGCCGAAGGCATGAACATCCATCCGGCGTTCGGTGGACACGGCGTGTCTGGCGTCATCATCGGCCCGGACGGGCGGCTCTACTGGGAGGTCGGCGACATCGGCCTGCACGTGGTCGACGAACACGGCAAGACGTGGGCGATGCACAACCAGGGCGCCGTGATGCGGTCCGAGATCGACGGCTCCAACTTCGAGGTGTTCGCCACGGGCATCCGCAACCTGCAGGAGTTCTCCTTCGACGATCGCGGCAACCTGATCTCGGTGGACAACGATGGCGACCACGCGGGCGAGATGGAGCGGCTCGTGTACCTGCCGTACGGATCGGACAGCGGCTGGCGCTCGAACTGGCAATACGGCAAGTACACCGACCCGAAGAACAACCGCTACAACGTGTGGATGCGCGAGTCGCTGTTCAAGCCTCGCGGCGAGAACACCGCCGCGCACGTGCTCGCGCCGATCGAGAACTGGCACGCCGGTCCGTCGGGCATGGCCTACAACCCCGGCACCGCGCTCTCCGAGGCGTGGAACGGCTACTTCTTCGTCTCGAGCTTCCCCGGCGCCGCGCCCAACGCCCGTGTGTACGGCTTCACGCTCGCCCCCGATGGCGCGGGCTTCCGCAAGGACGTCGAGAAGACCCTCACCAGGGGCGTGCTCGTCGTCGGCATGAAGTTCGGGCCCGACGGCGCCCTGTACATCACCGACTGGATCACCGGCTGGGACTCGAAAGACGATGGGCGGCTGTGGAAGCTGGACACGCCGGCAACGGCCGGCAGCGCGATACGTAAGGAGGTGCAGACGTTACTCGTCACCGACTTCGCGCAGCGGCCGGCGGCATCCATCGCTCCCCTGCTGCGCCACGCCGACATGCGCATCAGGCAGAAGGCGCAGTTCGATCTCGTTCGCCGCGGCGACGTGCAGGCCCTGCTCGCCGCCGCGCGCGACAGATCGAGCCTGCATGGCCGGCTGCACGGGCTGTGGGGCCTTGCGCAGGCCTCTCGTCGTCAATCGGCGATCGCGGCCGAGCTCGTGCCATTTCTTGCCGACGATGACGCCGAGATTCGCGCGCAGGCCGCACGCCTCGTGGGCGACGTGAAGTACGCGGCGGCCGGCGAGCGCCTGCTCCCGCTGCTGGCCGACGCGAGCCCGCGCGTCAGGTTCTTCGCGACCGAGGCCGCGGGGCGGCTGGCGTATCGCCCGGCCGTGCCGGGCATCATCGCGATGCTGGCCGCAGACGATGGGCGCGATCAGTGGCTGCACCACACGGGCGCCGGCGCGCTGGCGACGATCGGCGAGGCCGATGCGCTCGTCGCGCTCTCGTCGCACGCCTCCAGGGGCGTCCGCAGCGCCGCCGTCGTGGCCCTGCGCCGGATGCATCACCCTGGCGTCGCGCGCTTCCTCGCGGACGTCGACGCGTCTGTCGTCATCGACGCGGCACGCGCGATCAACGACGATGGCGGCATCGCCGGGGCGATCCCCGATCTGGCGGCGCTGCTCGATCGCGCGCCGATCACCAACGAGCCGCTCGTGCGGCGGGCCATCAACGCCAACTTCAGGGTCGGCACCGCGGCGGCCGTCGCACGCATCGAAGCGGTTGCGCGCAACACGTCTGCGCCCGCCGACATCCGAGCCGAAGCCGCGTCCGCGCTGGGCGTGTGGGACGACCCGTCGCCCACCGATCGCGTCGACGGCTATTACCACGGCACTGTCACCATCGGCGACACCACCCCGCGCACATCGTCAGCCACGCGACGGCAGACGCGAGACATCGCCGCCGCGCGCGCCGCCATCGAGCGGCTCGTCGTCGAAACCGCCCGTGGCACGTCAGCCGATGATGCGGACGTGAAGGTGGCGCTCGCGGAAGCCGCCGGCCGCCTCGATGCGCGTGGCGCGATGCCCACGCTTCACACGCAGCTCTCCGGCGATCCGTCGGCGCCGGTGCGCGTGGCCGCGCTGCGCGGGTTGCAGGCGATGAAGGTCGGCGACAAGAGCGCGCTGATGCAGTCGGCGCTCGGCGACAGCGACGCCACCGTCAGGCGGGCCGCGCTCGCGCTCCTTCCGGACCTGCGGATCCCCGCTGCCGCCAAGGCCAATCACGCGGCAACGCTGCTGAAGTCGGGCGGCATCCAGGAGCAGCAGGGGGCGATCGAAGTGCTCGGCGCCCTGAAGTCGATCCCGTCGCGTCGCCTGCTTGCCGCGCAACTGGACGAACTCGATGCGGGACGTCTGCCACCGGAACTGCACATCGATCTCCTCGATGCGGTGCAGACGGACGGCAACGCGGCACTCGCCGCGAGGCTCGACGCCTATCAGCGCCGGCAGCAGGCGGACATGCCGATCAAGGCGTTCAGGACGGGTGCGGTGACCGGCGGCAACGCACGCAGGGGCCAGCAGGTGTTCTCGCAGAATCCACTCGCCGAGTGCACGCGCTGCCACGCCATTCGCGGGCGAGGGGCCGACGTCGGGCCCGACCTCTCGCGCATCGGCGCCACGCTCACGCGCGACCAGTTGTTCGAGTCGCTCGTCGATCCCAACGTGCGCATCGCGCCGGGGTTCGGCACCGTCGGCGTGACGCTGCGCAACGGCGAGCGTCTCGACGGCACGCTCAAGGAAGAGACCGACAGCGAACTCGTCCTCGTCGCCGGCGCGCCGGCCGTCACGCACCGGATCCCGAAAGCCGACATCGCCGAACGCACCAACCCGATCTCGGCGATGCCTCCGCTCGGCCTGATCCTGAAACCGCGCGACGTGCGGGATTTGATCGAGTTCCTGAGCGGCCTCCGCTGA